The sequence below is a genomic window from Pleurocapsa sp. PCC 7327.
TTGTGGAAAGTCATATCCCAATGGGTCGTGCGGGGACTCCTGAAGAAATGGCTGCTGCCGTTGCTTTTTTGGCTTCTTCCGACGCGACATATATCACCGGACAAACCTTGTTTATCGATGGCGGATTGACGCTATATGCGAATTTTCGAGAAGCTTGGTCGGCTTAATTCCCTAAATAAGCAGAAAAAATCATGAATAGATCGAATTTTTTAAAAATCCTATCTCACTGGAGTGTAAATGCTGTTTTTCTAACGCTAACCGTTGGAAGTATGGCGATCGCGATGCCCAAGGCGATCGCTCAATCGACGGCACCAGAAGCATCTACAGAACTGAGACGTTTGCTGGATACCAAAGAATGTGCTGGGTGTAATTTAAGCGGCGTAGATTTACAGAACGCGAACCTGCAAGGAGCGAATTTAGAAGGAGCTAACTTACAAAATGCTGACTTAGAAGAGGCCAATTTACAAGGAGCCAATCTAGCGGGAGCCAATCTACAAGGAGCCGATTTAGAAAAAGGAAATTTAGCAGGAGCCAATCTACAAACCGCTAATTTAATTAATGCAGATTTAGAAGAGGCAAACTTACAAAATGCCAATTTACAAGGAGCAAGCTTGCAAAGAGCGGACTTAGAGAAAGCTAATTTAACAGGAGCAAATACAAATGAAGCCAACTTACAAGGAGCCAATCTAGAAAATGCGATCGGGATCGACCCAACAGCTCAAACTCGATAAATATTAGCTCTAGAACCGCCGATTCGTTTTGAGCGGAGTAATCAACAACCTTTGCATCTTGCCTCTGCGTAAGTCCTGTCGCT
It includes:
- a CDS encoding pentapeptide repeat-containing protein, translating into MNRSNFLKILSHWSVNAVFLTLTVGSMAIAMPKAIAQSTAPEASTELRRLLDTKECAGCNLSGVDLQNANLQGANLEGANLQNADLEEANLQGANLAGANLQGADLEKGNLAGANLQTANLINADLEEANLQNANLQGASLQRADLEKANLTGANTNEANLQGANLENAIGIDPTAQTR